One window of the Megalops cyprinoides isolate fMegCyp1 chromosome 2, fMegCyp1.pri, whole genome shotgun sequence genome contains the following:
- the LOC118773778 gene encoding uncharacterized protein LOC118773778, whose protein sequence is MTSIQTEVLQVLSQYPSGLKVSDFTGAYYKYHRRHLVLSEHGFKKLTGLFNDMKDKVDIEVSAGQEVVKVKSERRSQNQAFPYNHLDSPEHSPAAVPPAYLLSQNCIPWGFAQKSNKDPNSGPGSKSYNDVLRQGIQTQSKPSGSVPVSINSTQHTYKQTESLIRLKESLHALMRRHPEGMPLTQVRRSCALLHDPQLLEGFASCRQLLASLTDVVSLQGFGVQTQVLPAAALTQFQQGHALNPSTQLTQIGGEARRNH, encoded by the exons ATGACCAGCATCCAGACAGAGGTTCTACAGGTACTATCACAGTACCCCAGTGGACTGAAGGTATCCGACTTCACTGGTGCATATTACAAATACCACAGAAGGCACCTCGTCCTCTCTGAACATGGATTCAAGAAACTGACAGGCCTTTTCAATGACATGAAGGACAAAGTAGATATTGAGGTGTCAGCAGGACAGGAGGTTGTCAAGGTTAAGTCAGAACGCCGCTCTCAAAACCAGGCATTTCCTTACAATCACCTTGACAGCCCGGAACACTCACCTGCAGCTGTCCCACCCGCCTATCTACTGAGTCAGAATTGCATTCCATGG GGGTTTGCACAGAAGTCAAACAAAGATCCTAACAGTGGACCAGGAAGCAAGTCCTATAACGATGTCCTACGGCAAGGGATTCAGACTCAGTCaa AGCCCTCTGGATCAGTGCCTGTCTCAATAAACTCAACACAACACACTTACAAACAAACCGAATCCTTGATCAGACTGAAAGAATCCCTCCACGCCCTCATGAGAAGGCACCCTGAGGGAATGCCGTTGACCCAGGTCCGAAGATCTTGCGCGTTGCTCCATGATCCTCAGCTGCTTGAGGGTTTTGCCTCCTGCAGGCAGCTCCTGGCCTCCCTCACTGACGTGGTGAGCCTGCAGGGCTTTGGTGTTCAAACCCAGGTTCTCCCCGCAGCTGCTCTGACACAGTTCCAGCAGGGCCACGCTCTCAACCCGAGCACACAATTGACACAGATAGGGGGAGAGGCAAGAAGaaatcactga